AGTACGGGAAAGAATTGCATGGAAGACTCCTTTGGACCTCCCAAAGCGAAAAGCGTTCCAAAACTTTCAGTTGTTAAAATACAGATGGTTATGTGTCGCAGGTAAAGGCTTGAGAGGGGAATGTGTTGCCTGGCTCGGCAAAGGTTTCCCCTTTTGGGGGAGGCTGGGGGAAAGCAGGGAACAGAATACAGGAGCTCTGTTGCCGTTATATGTGCAATGTTTGCCCTGCAAGGGGGAGAAAGCGGAGCAGAAGGGGGAAAGGGGGTTAGCCGGCGGCTAGGCCCAGAAGTCGTTCAATCATGGAGAGTGCGTCAGCATGCGCTGCGCCTGAAAATTCCTGATTGAAGAGTGCAAGCTGCATGTAGCCCGTGAGCGGGCGTATGAAGAGAGGATGTTGTTTCCAGTAGTCGGGAGCGGCGGCAGGGGAGGATTTGCCCTTAATGGCCGGAAGCAGGTCTCTGCTTATGCCGAGCAGCTGCTTCTTCAGAACAGGAACGAGCTGCGGAGAGACCGAGTTGAGCATCCTGAATGCAGTCTCGGCATCATGAGAGGCAGTCACCCCAAACTCACTGGCGAAAAACGCCTTCCAGAAAAGGGCAAGCCGGTGTCTGGGGGAGGTAATTTCCGTGCCGTCCGCATGGCGCAGGCTGTACAGTCCGTCCGCTCCGCGCGTGGTTGTATACAGCCTCTGCCCTGCAGGCGTTACGGAAATATCTTCAGTACCATCCTTTTTGGAAAGCGCGTGCGTAAGGGCCGCCACACGTTCCATGGAAAATGTCTTGTGGCAGAGAAAGGATGGGTGCTTGCACTGCCAGCAGCCGTTACAGCTGATGCTGGAACGCAGAACATGATGCCCCGGCTGGTAAGGGCCGGTTTCCCATGGGTGCACATAACCCATGGAGAGGTTGAGCGTGGGGGTGCCTGTCCATGCCGCAACGTGCATGGGGCCTGTATCCGGCGTTATGAGGCAGCGGAGCGTTCTGATGAGGGTCGAGAATTCGGAAAGGGAAAACCTGCCGCACAGGTTCAGTGCTGCCGTACCTGTTTTGTGGGCCACGGCACTTCCGAGCGGCATGTCGGCCTTGCCGCCCAGCAGAACCGGCTTCATGCCGCGCTTGAGCAGGGCGGTCACCAGAGATGACCATGCCTCAACGGTTGGGCGCTTTGCCGGATCGCTGGCACCGAGAAACACGCCCACTTTGGTCGCATCAGTCCGGTCCGTTTCCGGGTCCGGCCAGCGGGATGATCTGATGAGAGCGGCAGGAACCGTATCCAGCCCGTTCAGGTCTGCCCAGTGAAAGAGGTTGTGCCTGTTGTTATGGACAAGGCTGGCTCTGTACAGTTGCCATTTGCCGTGAATATAGGTGGTTCCGGCGGCAGTGGTTGCCGGACCCGCAAGATGTTCGCAGTGCAGCGCGCCGGCAAGGGCGGCAGCTTCCGGCCTGTGGCTCAGGTTGATGACGAGGCTGTACTCTTCCTTTGCGAGCAGGGGGGCAGCCTCCCGCGGGAAATAGGTCACATGCGGGCTCAGCGGCATGAGGCCTTCAAAGAAGGTCCGTTCCGCCACTACCCATATGGGGTGGCCGGGGTATTGGTGCTGCAGCCAGAGCAGAAGGGGAAAGGTGAGAACCAGATCCCCCATGCGCTGCATTTGAAGAACAAGAATGGGCTTTGCGCTCATGGGCTACCCGAATATGTCGCGCATGGCAGCCGCCAGATCGGTCACGCGTTGTTCGTAGCTATGTTCCGCAAGAATGCGTTTTCGCGCAGCAGAGATGACGGTGTGTCTGGCCTGCTCGTTATGCAGGTAAAAGCGGATGAGGTCAGGGGCTTCTTCCGGCTCGTGATAGCAGATGACTTCTTTGCCGGGAACGAAGAGTTCATCCATCTGTTCCCGCCAGTCGGTCAGCACGAAAGAGCCTGTGGCCGGAACGTCGAACACCCGCTGGTTCACTGCTCCCTTCATCTGCTTGCTGGTGCAGTTGAAGTTGATGGTCGAGAGCGGATAGAAGTGGGGCAGTTCGTCGTAATAGCCTATTTCCGGATGCAGGTCCCACGGGTGTTGCGTAGAGCGGAAGGTTTGCCGCCACCCCTTGTCGCCGACAATGAGGGGGGAGAAGGGCAGGGTCTGCTCCACGCAGCGGGCGCGGTACTGGCGTGTTGCTTCCCATGTGATCATTGTCTCGTAGGAAAGCTGTCGTTCGGGCGTGTCCAGCTCGCTGAAATGCGTAAAGAGAGCGGGATGGTGGTGTTGCAGGAACTGGCGGACGGAGCGTTCTTCATGTGCGGCAAAGTCCCGCGCGACCTGCCTGTACGTTGTGAGCAACGGCTTGGGGAAGCGTCCTGCCCTCATGCGGTGGGCGACTTTGTACACCATCGAATTGCCCACAAAGGATATGTCGCGCTTGAGCGGGTGGTGCGCAGGCACCGAGGCGGGTTTTGCGAACCTGACAGGGTCAGTCCCGAGCGGGAGATACCGGACATGCTCGAAGCCCATGGATTGCAGGGAGGCTATGTTGTCCGTATCCCACGTGAAAATGGCTGTCCACGGGCTGATGAGCCGGTTGTACAGATAGAGGATAAGGTGGGGGTTATCCACAAACCACGAGGCAAGGGGCAGCTGCAGCTTTTCCAGCAGGTCGGTGAGCACACCCTCGCGGTCCACCCCTAGGTGGTTGATGGTAAAGGCGAAGTCCGGCTTGAATTCCAGCACGGCCTTGAGCAGGCGTTCCACGAATTCGGTATGGCCCACCTCGTCATCGCTCAGGGTCAGCAGGTGGTAGGGGTATCCCAGCCGTTCGCAGGCGGTGACGATCTCCCCCATGAGGAAATACTGGCTGGTGATGAGCAGCAGGCGCGGTGCGGTGCCGGAAAATTTGGGATACGCGGCTTTGGCCCAGAAGTCGTACCGGACGCTTGCCGCCAGCCTGTCGCGGATGGTGCCGTAATAGTCCCGGTCGAGACGCAGATAGAACGGATGGGACAGTGCCAGAAGCGGTTTTCCGCCATGCTCCATCTGCCATTTTGTCAGGCCCGCCAGCACGGTTTCCGGATTGTCATCTGCAATCCAGAGAATCCGGCCTGTGCTTAGGGCTTCTGCAAGAAGGCCGGGATGCTGGCCTTTATGCGCTGCATCTGATGTCCCTGTCTGTGCCGGAAGCTGGTTAAGGCGCGTGCAGTGCAGAATGGGCAGTTCATTGTCCACAACCGCAACAGGGCCATCATATTGTTCAAGTAATGCTTGCAGGGCATGGCCCATTCCGCTGCCAAGCAGCACGGGCAGCGTGCCTGTCCTGTCTTCCTGCGACAGGAAGGGGCGCAGCAACTGCATTTCTCTTTCCGCTCCGCCGGGGCCGAGCAGGGGCATGGTTTTACCGGAACGTGTGATCTGAACATCAACCAGCGTTTCGTTATCTGCTACCGGCCGGACCTGATAATCCTTTGAAACGGAAACCTGCATGGCTACCAGCTTTTAACCTCGGGTTTGTGGAGATACAGCTCCATGCGATTGTTCGTTTCTCTGTTGGGGTCCGATGTATTGGGCAGCAGGGGCTGGGAGTCGGCATAGCCTACGGCCTTCAGCCGTGAGGGGGGTATATCCCCGCGAGCCATGATGGCCCGCAGCATGGCTGCCGCTCGGGCGCTCGAAAGCTCCCAGTTGGTGGGGTAGGGGCCTGGCGGCGGAGCAATATCGCTGGTGTGCCCGCGGACAACGAGGTTTACGTTGCGCTCTTTGAGAATCTTGATGGCCCCGTCCAGCAGTGATACGGCGTCCAGTTTGACCTCCGCCGATTCGGGGGCGA
This region of Desulfovibrio subterraneus genomic DNA includes:
- a CDS encoding CgeB family protein, giving the protein MQVSVSKDYQVRPVADNETLVDVQITRSGKTMPLLGPGGAEREMQLLRPFLSQEDRTGTLPVLLGSGMGHALQALLEQYDGPVAVVDNELPILHCTRLNQLPAQTGTSDAAHKGQHPGLLAEALSTGRILWIADDNPETVLAGLTKWQMEHGGKPLLALSHPFYLRLDRDYYGTIRDRLAASVRYDFWAKAAYPKFSGTAPRLLLITSQYFLMGEIVTACERLGYPYHLLTLSDDEVGHTEFVERLLKAVLEFKPDFAFTINHLGVDREGVLTDLLEKLQLPLASWFVDNPHLILYLYNRLISPWTAIFTWDTDNIASLQSMGFEHVRYLPLGTDPVRFAKPASVPAHHPLKRDISFVGNSMVYKVAHRMRAGRFPKPLLTTYRQVARDFAAHEERSVRQFLQHHHPALFTHFSELDTPERQLSYETMITWEATRQYRARCVEQTLPFSPLIVGDKGWRQTFRSTQHPWDLHPEIGYYDELPHFYPLSTINFNCTSKQMKGAVNQRVFDVPATGSFVLTDWREQMDELFVPGKEVICYHEPEEAPDLIRFYLHNEQARHTVISAARKRILAEHSYEQRVTDLAAAMRDIFG
- a CDS encoding glycosyltransferase family 9 protein; this translates as MSAKPILVLQMQRMGDLVLTFPLLLWLQHQYPGHPIWVVAERTFFEGLMPLSPHVTYFPREAAPLLAKEEYSLVINLSHRPEAAALAGALHCEHLAGPATTAAGTTYIHGKWQLYRASLVHNNRHNLFHWADLNGLDTVPAALIRSSRWPDPETDRTDATKVGVFLGASDPAKRPTVEAWSSLVTALLKRGMKPVLLGGKADMPLGSAVAHKTGTAALNLCGRFSLSEFSTLIRTLRCLITPDTGPMHVAAWTGTPTLNLSMGYVHPWETGPYQPGHHVLRSSISCNGCWQCKHPSFLCHKTFSMERVAALTHALSKKDGTEDISVTPAGQRLYTTTRGADGLYSLRHADGTEITSPRHRLALFWKAFFASEFGVTASHDAETAFRMLNSVSPQLVPVLKKQLLGISRDLLPAIKGKSSPAAAPDYWKQHPLFIRPLTGYMQLALFNQEFSGAAHADALSMIERLLGLAAG